The following proteins come from a genomic window of Paramicrobacterium humi:
- a CDS encoding UDP-N-acetylmuramate dehydrogenase, with product MSELSEPRPLRELTTLAVGGAPERMLQADDAEELVDLLTELWADDEPWTVLGGGSNTLAADDGIEGAVVLMRTRGIERVDEPDSVLLRVQAGENWDALVAHTVETGLTGIEALSGIPGSVGAAPIQNIGAYGQELSSVLESVELLDYESGERVRVPATELELGYRSSVLKRHGGEPAAREAVVLSVDLRLAPAEDGLSRPVAYSQLARALDVELGDRVPLEQVREAVLALRSSKGMVLDAADRDTHSAGSFFTNPIVTDQLARTLPAEAPRWPLATADAADTVLPLDGSAGTEIPPLAADAEPQLVKLSAAWLIERASIPRGFALPGSRAGISTKHTLALTNRGGATADDIASLARFVQSRVQAEFGILLRPEPVLLGIEL from the coding sequence AGGAGCTCGTCGACCTGCTCACCGAGCTGTGGGCCGATGACGAGCCGTGGACGGTTCTCGGCGGCGGCTCGAACACGCTCGCGGCCGACGACGGCATCGAAGGCGCCGTCGTTCTCATGCGCACGCGAGGGATCGAACGCGTCGACGAGCCCGACAGCGTGCTCCTGCGCGTCCAGGCCGGCGAGAACTGGGACGCGCTCGTCGCGCACACGGTCGAGACCGGGCTGACCGGCATCGAGGCGCTCTCCGGCATCCCCGGCTCTGTCGGCGCGGCGCCGATCCAGAACATCGGCGCCTACGGCCAGGAGCTCTCGAGCGTTCTCGAATCCGTCGAGCTGCTCGATTACGAGTCGGGGGAGCGCGTGCGTGTCCCCGCGACCGAGCTCGAGCTCGGCTACCGCAGCTCCGTGCTCAAGCGCCACGGCGGCGAGCCCGCCGCTCGCGAAGCCGTCGTGCTCTCGGTCGACCTGCGGCTCGCCCCCGCCGAGGACGGCCTCAGCCGGCCGGTCGCCTACTCGCAGCTCGCGCGTGCCCTCGACGTCGAGCTCGGTGACCGGGTTCCGCTCGAGCAGGTGCGCGAGGCCGTGCTCGCCCTCCGCTCCTCGAAGGGCATGGTCCTCGACGCCGCCGACCGCGACACGCACAGCGCCGGCTCATTCTTCACGAACCCGATCGTGACCGACCAGCTCGCCCGGACGCTGCCGGCCGAGGCGCCGCGCTGGCCCCTCGCCACCGCCGATGCCGCCGACACGGTGCTGCCGCTCGACGGCTCAGCCGGAACCGAGATTCCGCCGCTCGCCGCGGACGCGGAGCCACAGCTCGTGAAGCTCAGCGCCGCATGGCTCATCGAGCGTGCGAGCATCCCGCGCGGATTCGCGCTTCCCGGGTCCCGCGCCGGCATCTCGACCAAGCACACCCTCGCCCTCACGAACCGCGGAGGCGCGACCGCCGACGACATCGCCTCGCTCGCGCGCTTTGTTCAGTCTCGCGTGCAAGCCGAGTTCGGCATCCTCTTGCGGCCTGAGCCCGTGCTGCTTGGCATCGAGCTCTGA